A window of the Anoplopoma fimbria isolate UVic2021 breed Golden Eagle Sablefish chromosome 17, Afim_UVic_2022, whole genome shotgun sequence genome harbors these coding sequences:
- the pcsk1 gene encoding neuroendocrine convertase 1: MEVRCRPAVLCCVFAIFFSVVSRSLGSSFGDRQYLNEWAVEIPGGLAAAEAIAKELDYKLVRQIGALEDHFLFKHRNHPSRMKRSANHITRRLSEDDRVLWAEQQYEKQRNKRASLGECRDCPVDKLFDDPMWNQQWYLQDTRTSSSLPKLDLHVIPVWQKGITGKGVVITVLDDGLEWNHTDIYSNYDAAASYDFNDNDPDPFPRYDSTNENKHGTRCAGEIAMQADNNKCGVGVAFNSKVGGIRMLDGIVTDAIEASSIGFNPNHVDIYSASWGPNDDGKTVEGPGRLAQKAFEYGIQKGRGGKGSIFVWASGNGGRQGDNCDCDGYTDSIYTISISSASQQGLSPWYAEKCSSTLATAYSSGDYTDQRITSADLHNECTQTHTGTSASAPLAAGIFALALEQNPDLTWRDLQHIVVWTSEFDPLANNPGWKRNGAGLMVNSRFGFGLLNAKALVDLADPATWKHVPEKKQCIVRDDSFQPRVLKAAGAITIEIPTKACVGQENAVRSLEHVQVEASIEYTRRGDLHITLTSPAGTSTVLLAERERDTSSNGFRNWDFMSVHTWGEDPAGTWTIKITDTSGRMQNEGRILSWKLILHGTSEKPEHMKKPRVYIPYNAVQNDRRGVEHMDDMLEEPTQAFPPPKPETAKASPPSSPEKESKKPVNPPYSPSLALLRLLQTAFNRQTPALQQPQSVARASSAWRKQQAGRKLSPPATRLPPQTLYQALDMINKYQGPEDSVYSDYTDGFYSIKPYRHRDDRLLQALFEMIDDEHK; this comes from the exons ATGGAAGTGAGATGTCGTCCAGcggtgttgtgttgtgttttcgcGATCTTCTTCTCGGTGGTGTCCCGGTCGCTGGGCTCCTCTTTCGGGGACAGACAGTACCTGAACGAGTGGGCAGTGGAGATCCCGGGCGGACTGGCTGCTGCAGAGGCGATCGCCAAAGAGCTGGACTACAAACTGGTCCGACAG ATCGGGGCCCTGGAAGACCATTTCTTGTTCAAACACCGCAATCATCCTAGCAGAATGAAACGAAGTGCCAACCACATCACCAGGCGGCTGTCTGAGGATGACCGG GTGCTGTGGGCAGAGCAGCAGTACGAGAAACAACGCAACAAGCGAGCGTCCCTCGGGGAGTGTAGGGACTGCCCAGTGGATAAGCTGTTTGATGATCCCATGTGGAACCAGCAGTGGTACTTG CAAGACACACGGACTTCTTCCTCGCTGCCGAAACTCGACCTGCATGTGATCCCCGTGTGGCAGAAAGGCATCACAGGAAAAGGAGTGGTCATCACCGTTCTGGATGACGGGCTGGAGTGGAACCACACGGACATCTACTCCAACTAC GATGCAGCAGCCAGCTACGACTTCAACGACAACGACCCCGACCCTTTCCCCAGATACGACTCCACTAATGAAAACAA ACATGGGACCAGGTGCGCTGGGGAGATAGCTATGCAGGCTGACAACAATAAATGTGGTGTTGGAGTGGCATTTAACTCCAAGGTTGGAG GGATTCGTATGCTCGATGGGATTGTGACTGATGCCATCGAGGCCAGCTCTATTGGGTTCAATCCAAACCATGTGGACATCTACAGTGCCAGCTGGGGACCCAACGACGATGGCAAGACAGTGGAGGGCCCTGGACGCCTGGCCCAGAAGGCTTTTGAATACGGTATCCAGAAG GGCCGTGGTGGGAAAGGCTCTATCTTTGTTTGGGCATCAGGTAATGGTGGGCGCCAGGGTGATAACTGTGACTGCGACGGTTACACAGACAGCATCTACACCATCTCAATCAGCAGCGCCTCCCAGCAGGGCCTGTCCCCGTGGTACGCAGAGAAGTGCTCCTCCACTCTGGCTACAGCATACAGCAGTGGAGACTACACCGACCAGAGGATT ACGAGTGCCGATCTACACAATGAGTGCACTCAGACTCACACTGGAACGTCGGCCTCTGCCCCACTGGCTGCTGGAATATTTGCCCTTGCACTTGAACAAAA CCCAGATCTTACCTGGAGAGACCTGCAGCACATTGTGGTCTGGACCTCAGAGTTCGACCCTTTGGCCAATAACCCAGGCTGGAAGAGGAACGGAGCAGGGTTGATGGTCAACAGCCGTTTCGGCTTCGGCCTTCTCAACGCTAAAGCTCTGGTGGACCTGGCTGACCCGGCCACGTGGAAGCATGTGCCTGAAAAAAAGCAATGCATTGTCAGGGATGATTCTTTTCAGCCCAG GGTGCTGAAAGCAGCAGGGGCGATCACTATAGAGATTCCAACCAAAGCCTGTGTGGGGCAGGAGAACGCAGTCCGCTCATTGGAGCATGTGCAGGTGGAGGCCAGCATCGAGTACACCAGGAGAGGGGACCTGCACATAACACTCACCTCCCCAGCCG GCACCAGTACAGTGCTGCTGGCTGAGCGAGAGAGGGACACGTCCTCTAATGGCTTCAGGAACTGGGACTTTATGTCCGTCCATACATGGGGAGAAGATCCTGCTGGTACATGGACCATAAAGATCACAGATACT TCGGGCCGCATGCAGAATGAAGGACGAATTTTGAGTTGGAAGCTGATTCTTCATGGGACGTCAGAGAAGCCAGAGCACATGAAGAAACCTCGGGTGTATATTCCTTACAACGCTGTGCAGAATGACCGCCGTGGTGTGGAACATATGGATGACATGTTGGAG GAGCCCACACAGGCCTTCCCGCCTCCAAAGCCTGAGACAGCAAAAGCCTCCCCTCCTTCCAGCCCAGAGAAGGAGTCTAAAAAGCCCGTAAATCCACCTTACTCCCCCTCCCTGGCCCTTTTGCGTCTCCTTCAGACTGCCTTCAACAGGCAAACACCTGCCCTGCAGCAGCCACAGTCCGTAGCCAGGGCCTCCTCCGCCTGGAGGAAGCAGCAGGCGGGCCGGAAACTCTCTCCTCCTGCAACAAGACTCCCCCCTCAGACATTATACCAGGCTCTGGACATGATCAACAAGTACCAAGGCCCTGAGGACAGTGTCTACAGTGACTACACTGATGGCTTCTACAGCATCAAACCATACAGGCACAGAGATGACCGACTGCTGCAGGCCCTGTTTGAGATGATAGATGATGAGCACAAGTGA
- the LOC129106184 gene encoding globoside alpha-1,3-N-acetylgalactosaminyltransferase 1-like, whose product MALLPFCKTRAGSVRVTRIQLFLYCFLLCLIIYFLNGRKAAVSVESPHPIFHAFGMDRGEVVTDMTVIKAKAPQTPLETPWGAPLVWGDTRKSALRRAKLAQEGIRIGLLALVVGTYAQFVQRFLSSAETHFLPGQMVTYYILTDNPRTLDPPIELGPERQLKVVPVAELPGWERLARRRMVLLADAIRNPISSEVEYIFCADIDQEFVAPVEEEILGDLVATLHPELYGRPRNAFPYEIEEVSSASVEEDEGDYYYTSELYGGLVSEMYKLARTCSLLILQDQANGVMARGLEESYLNRYLIDNRPTCVLSPEYSWWDSALAPDVHVQRLISLGRKCEAYDQQKENQC is encoded by the exons ATGGCGCTGTTACCATTCTGCAAGACTCGTGCAG GATCAGTCAGAGTGACCAGAATACAGCTGTTTCTGTACTGTTTTCTCCTGTGTCTTATCATAT ACTTCCTCAATGGACGTAAAGCAGCTGTCAGTGTGGAGTCACCTCATCCTATCTTCCATGCCTTTGGAATGGACAGGGGAGAAGTTGTAACAGACATGACAGTCATCAAGGCAAAGGCGCCACAAACTCCTCTGGAGACACCTTGGGGTGCTCCTTTAGTGTGGGGTGACACCCGGAAGTCAGCTTTGCGCAGGGCTAAACTCGCACAAGAGGGAATCCGTATAGGTCTGCTGGCTCTCGTTGTGGGAACTTATGCCCAGTTTGTGCAGCGTTTCCTCTCTTCAGCTGAAACCCACTTTCTCCCTGGTCAGATGGTCACCTACTACATTCTCACGGACAACCCCCGCACTCTGGATCCCCCCATCGAGTTGGGCCCTGAACGACAGCTGAAGGTGGTTCCTGTTGCAGAGCTGCCCGGGTGGGAGAGGTTGGCTCGTCGCCGGATGGTCCTGCTTGCTGATGCCATCAGAAACCCAATCAGCAGCGAGGTAGAGTACATCTTCTGCGCCGACATCGATCAGGAGTTTGTGGCCCCTGTGGAAGAGGAAATCCTAGGAGACCTGGTGGCCACGTTGCACCCAGAGCTCTATGGGAGGCCACGAAATGCATTTCCTTACGAAATCGAAGAGGTCTCATCAGCTTCcgtggaggaggatgaaggggaCTACTACTACACCTCTGAGTTGTATGGAGGGTTGGTTTCTGAGATGTACAAACTGGCTCGAACCTGTTCTTTGCTCATTCTGCAGGACCAGGCTAACGGGGTTATGGCCAGGGGCCTTGAGGAAAGTTACTTGAACCGCTACTTGATCGATAACAGGCCCACCTGTGTGCTTTCCCCAGAGTACAGCTGGTGGGACTCAGCCCTGGCTCCTGATGTGCATGTACAGAGGCTGATATCATTGGGGAGGAAATGTGAGGCTTATGATCAGCAGAAAGAGAATCAATGTTAG